One window from the genome of Dolosigranulum savutiense encodes:
- a CDS encoding ABC transporter permease produces the protein MLDLVSTEITKITRMKQMWVYASVLGIYITMMSVYTAQAVGLFDQFIHLYKFSLSYTGFLLLPFILLSLSSSTISDDYRNEVMKNLTVIPISKQKIIAAKLIAIYIVLSVAMVMIWISVCVIGYVTRFRFSMTWLLIFRYLWLCILTSLVIFLSMLPVTLISVATKGNVVITNLIGSMYIIASFFLTNFMNGIIPLATAPHIIWYGSMEGVEVNSNIALMVISIIFYTIIVLFAMNKILKKQEL, from the coding sequence ATGTTAGATTTAGTATCGACGGAGATAACAAAAATAACTCGAATGAAACAAATGTGGGTATATGCAAGCGTATTAGGGATTTATATTACGATGATGTCGGTGTACACTGCCCAAGCAGTTGGATTATTTGATCAATTTATTCATTTATACAAATTTTCATTAAGTTATACAGGATTTCTATTATTACCATTTATTTTATTGTCTTTGAGTAGTAGCACAATTTCAGATGATTATCGTAATGAAGTTATGAAAAATTTAACGGTTATTCCAATTTCCAAACAAAAAATAATTGCCGCTAAATTAATTGCCATTTATATTGTTTTGAGTGTTGCTATGGTAATGATTTGGATAAGTGTTTGTGTAATTGGGTATGTAACAAGGTTTCGATTTAGTATGACATGGCTATTGATTTTCCGGTATCTGTGGTTATGTATTTTAACTTCACTTGTGATTTTTTTATCAATGCTACCTGTTACACTGATATCCGTAGCCACAAAGGGAAATGTTGTTATAACTAATTTAATTGGAAGCATGTATATTATTGCATCATTCTTTTTAACAAATTTCATGAACGGGATTATCCCTTTGGCTACAGCTCCGCATATAATTTGGTATGGTAGTATGGAAGGTGTCGAAGTTAATAGCAATATTGCACTAATGGTTATTAGTATAATTTTCTATACAATCATCGTTCTTTTTGCCATGAATAAAATTTTGAAGAAGCAAGAGTTATGA
- a CDS encoding ABC transporter permease yields the protein MVLEFKKMKRSKLIIVLILIVVLNIGIHYLMGNVKYVGIPYAAEPGWTLQNTLIVGTYYLLLPVFTLIGSASFIIERENSVYINILTIPVRKSHLILNKSKFIWVVSMIFTSSIFVFTLVLEKIHSNILTQEIVLKYLFEYVVHSNGLYVIAMLILSVIIYMDYNMQLAVMVGFVSSFVSVFIEQTAISYLYPVNALFNISGFKESNLYEYSSSVVILCVIAICAVFIYKKIAQQESW from the coding sequence ATGGTATTAGAATTTAAAAAAATGAAGCGGAGTAAGTTGATTATTGTTTTAATTTTGATTGTAGTGCTCAATATAGGAATTCACTATCTAATGGGTAATGTAAAATATGTGGGCATCCCTTATGCTGCTGAACCCGGATGGACTTTACAGAATACATTGATTGTGGGGACGTATTATCTTCTACTGCCAGTATTCACATTAATTGGATCAGCGTCTTTTATAATTGAGCGAGAGAATAGTGTTTACATAAATATTTTAACAATTCCTGTTCGAAAAAGTCATTTAATTTTGAATAAATCTAAATTTATTTGGGTTGTAAGTATGATATTTACATCAAGTATATTTGTGTTTACATTAGTATTAGAAAAAATACACAGTAATATATTAACTCAGGAAATTGTATTAAAGTATTTATTTGAATATGTCGTGCACTCTAATGGTCTGTATGTGATTGCAATGTTAATTTTGTCGGTCATAATTTACATGGATTATAATATGCAACTAGCTGTTATGGTAGGGTTTGTAAGTTCTTTTGTCAGTGTTTTTATAGAACAAACGGCAATATCCTATTTATACCCTGTAAATGCATTATTTAATATTTCAGGATTTAAGGAGTCAAATCTATATGAGTATAGTTCATCGGTTGTTATTTTGTGCGTGATAGCAATTTGTGCAGTGTTCATTTATAAAAAAATAGCACAACAAGAATCATGGTAA
- a CDS encoding ATP-binding cassette domain-containing protein has protein sequence MVNIDKEVYDLKSYRQLFGTVLQDETLLNDTIQKNIDPTHSHTISKIREAAKLACLDEDVMNRMPSKYNTEIGDNGRNLSGGQRQRVAIARALLTNPKVIILDEGTSQLDVSTEREIFNNLKKKNITIIAVTHKLSTTTISDCVYVLKKGKIIAHGKHEKLMQNNRYYSDFFR, from the coding sequence ATGGTAAATATAGATAAAGAAGTATATGATTTGAAATCATACCGGCAGTTATTCGGAACAGTTTTACAAGATGAGACGTTACTTAACGATACAATTCAAAAAAATATTGATCCGACACATAGTCATACAATCTCAAAAATAAGAGAAGCGGCAAAGCTTGCTTGTTTAGATGAGGATGTGATGAACAGAATGCCATCTAAATATAATACAGAAATTGGAGATAATGGGAGAAATCTTTCTGGAGGTCAACGCCAACGGGTGGCTATTGCTAGAGCATTATTAACTAACCCAAAGGTCATAATTTTAGATGAGGGGACCAGTCAATTAGATGTATCTACAGAGAGAGAAATTTTCAATAATTTAAAGAAAAAAAATATTACTATTATAGCGGTAACTCATAAACTTTCTACCACTACTATATCTGACTGTGTTTATGTATTAAAAAAAGGAAAAATTATAGCACACGGGAAGCATGAAAAACTAATGCAGAATAATAGATATTATAGTGATTTTTTTAGATAA
- a CDS encoding OsmC family protein, protein MLYEVVAVNETGIDGQSYLVDGESYQTSSPTSDEPGTNPEQLMGLALATCFNATLHAVLKERGLEPESRVQVTVQLHQDEDNKEYYFTLDLEAAVDKIDLQEAKEIVEVAHKRCPVAKIVGNYEGMTVKTVPFN, encoded by the coding sequence ATGTTATATGAAGTTGTTGCAGTGAATGAGACAGGTATTGATGGGCAGTCTTACTTAGTGGACGGTGAGTCGTATCAGACGTCCAGTCCCACGAGTGATGAGCCAGGGACTAATCCGGAACAATTGATGGGATTGGCCTTGGCGACATGTTTTAATGCAACATTGCATGCGGTTTTGAAAGAGCGTGGACTTGAGCCAGAAAGTCGGGTACAAGTAACTGTACAGTTGCATCAGGATGAGGACAACAAGGAATATTATTTCACGTTGGACCTAGAAGCAGCGGTGGATAAGATTGACTTACAGGAAGCTAAAGAGATTGTCGAAGTAGCACATAAACGGTGTCCAGTAGCAAAAATTGTTGGCAATTATGAAGGAATGACGGTCAAAACAGTACCATTTAATTAA
- a CDS encoding alpha/beta hydrolase, with protein sequence MGYYWADVVIRFTRIFSKLHQRFKRRRIKPAKQANVYKNIPYKSNYPNNKLDIYVPGESSSVHPTPELTDQKQEKDPSNPDVVEDCQTEMFDVLKPVIVYFHGGGFAWGDKIDERRYLLEFVKAGYAVVAANYALTPMYKYPVPIIQASEVMDFLVNEGEQYGLDPDNIVLAGLSAGGHLAGQLALAESSSAYADRLGLSQHPDLTIRGIMLNSALIDPNRSNQVGHWLINWLFSVMGFSYMDMNPRNMKEQMLAEANLLNHINEALPPVYISDGNRVSFTQQATDLVAQLRARDIYVQSNIYTDDYPGFMFHGYEGQLWLREARENVDKQLDFLETIIE encoded by the coding sequence GTGGGCTATTATTGGGCTGACGTAGTGATTCGCTTTACTAGGATATTCAGCAAGTTGCATCAGCGGTTTAAGCGTCGTCGCATTAAGCCAGCCAAGCAAGCGAATGTGTATAAAAATATTCCTTATAAAAGTAACTATCCGAATAATAAGTTAGACATTTATGTACCTGGTGAGTCAAGTAGCGTTCATCCCACTCCAGAGTTAACAGATCAAAAGCAAGAAAAAGATCCATCTAATCCAGATGTTGTAGAAGATTGCCAGACTGAAATGTTCGATGTATTGAAACCGGTCATTGTCTATTTCCATGGTGGTGGGTTTGCTTGGGGGGATAAGATCGATGAGCGGCGATATTTGTTAGAGTTTGTGAAGGCTGGTTATGCGGTTGTAGCGGCTAATTATGCGCTCACACCGATGTATAAATATCCCGTACCGATTATACAAGCAAGCGAAGTGATGGATTTCTTAGTGAACGAAGGGGAACAATATGGCTTAGACCCTGATAATATTGTATTAGCAGGATTGTCAGCAGGTGGTCATTTAGCCGGGCAGCTAGCGTTAGCTGAATCATCCAGTGCTTATGCTGATCGTTTAGGGCTCAGTCAACATCCGGACTTAACTATTCGCGGCATCATGCTCAACAGTGCTTTAATTGATCCCAATCGTTCCAATCAGGTGGGCCATTGGTTAATTAACTGGCTATTCAGTGTGATGGGATTCTCATATATGGACATGAATCCGCGCAATATGAAAGAACAGATGCTTGCTGAAGCAAATCTTCTTAATCATATCAACGAAGCCCTTCCACCCGTCTATATTTCGGATGGGAATCGCGTTTCGTTTACGCAACAAGCCACTGATCTGGTCGCTCAACTGCGAGCGCGTGATATTTATGTCCAGTCCAATATTTATACTGATGACTATCCCGGCTTCATGTTTCACGGCTACGAAGGCCAGTTGTGGTTAAGAGAAGCTCGCGAAAATGTCGATAAACAGCTGGATTTTTTGGAGACGATTATTGAATAG
- a CDS encoding helix-turn-helix transcriptional regulator: protein MKNRIKEFRKPLGLSQHRLGKKVGVSRVSINKIETGKTIPNLKLASDIADALNTSIYKIFDLDGEENYCYCDNQSL, encoded by the coding sequence ATGAAGAATAGGATAAAAGAGTTCAGAAAGCCGTTGGGGTTATCCCAACATAGATTAGGTAAGAAAGTTGGCGTATCAAGAGTAAGCATAAATAAAATAGAAACAGGAAAAACAATACCAAATTTAAAGCTTGCTAGCGATATTGCTGATGCATTAAACACCTCCATCTATAAGATATTCGATTTAGATGGAGAAGAAAATTATTGTTATTGTGATAATCAATCACTGTAA
- a CDS encoding metallophosphoesterase family protein codes for MDKSYIFAVSDVHGSDEQLEALLEYWNPEEEQLVILGDLCDRGPDAQAVFRRAKQLKDEYGAICLRGNHEDMLMKFLDDPVDNVAHYYRNGGEITLESFLGDAVSSSTPQELAVALKEQYPWLIDYLDKLELTYEWGKYFFVHAGMDLTLDDWRESTVRDKIWIRQGFLDVPNKTGKTFVFGHTPTMKLRTDGQPDLWVSEDHKIGIDGGAVYGGQLNGVKLSQAGIEATYRA; via the coding sequence ATGGATAAATCTTACATATTTGCAGTTAGTGATGTACATGGTAGTGATGAGCAACTTGAGGCATTACTTGAATATTGGAATCCAGAAGAAGAGCAACTTGTTATTTTGGGAGATTTGTGTGATCGCGGGCCGGATGCTCAGGCTGTTTTTCGCCGAGCGAAGCAACTGAAAGATGAATATGGCGCGATTTGTTTGCGCGGGAATCACGAAGATATGTTGATGAAGTTCTTGGATGATCCAGTTGATAATGTGGCGCACTATTATCGGAATGGAGGCGAGATAACACTTGAGTCGTTCTTAGGTGATGCGGTATCGTCAAGTACCCCTCAGGAATTGGCTGTAGCATTGAAAGAACAGTATCCATGGTTGATTGACTATCTGGATAAGCTTGAGTTGACTTATGAATGGGGTAAGTATTTCTTTGTTCATGCGGGGATGGATTTGACGTTAGATGACTGGCGTGAGTCGACGGTTCGAGATAAGATATGGATTCGTCAAGGATTCTTGGATGTGCCGAATAAGACGGGAAAGACATTTGTGTTTGGTCATACGCCGACAATGAAGTTACGCACGGATGGACAACCTGATCTTTGGGTGAGCGAGGATCATAAGATTGGGATCGATGGCGGAGCTGTGTACGGGGGGCAGCTAAATGGTGTGAAGTTGAGTCAAGCTGGGATTGAAGCGACTTACCGAGCATAA
- a CDS encoding Tex family protein — MISVEDKQTFQLIVRELSNYSTKQVRTVLSLLDDGNTVPFIARYRKDQTGALDEVQIREIQQRSEYIQNLQDRKETVLSAIEEQGELTDELAAEIREATQLQEVEDLYRPYKKKRQTLATKAKEAGLEPLADWLLGFPDVSEAEIEAVASDYLNSEYDVETVAGALAGAHEIIAEQVADNPEYRKRLRDYTVYNAQITSTVKNEEIDEKNVFQQYYEYAEDYRKIAPHRALALNRGENEDILTVKLEVGDERAHRYLYKQLLPSLDSSSSTISIVKEAIKDAYKRFIAPSIERELRSTLTEKAETHAIQIFGENLKNLLMQAPLKQKTILGLDPAYRSGCKLAVIDSTGKVLAIKVIYPHTSGETKRNQSKEALKQLITEHAVDVIAIGNGTASRESEQFVAEVVSEMPEKTAFIIVNEAGASVYSASDEARREFPDLAVEERSAISIARRLQDPLAELVKIDPKSIGVGQYQHDVSQKELEGQLDFVVETAVNQVGVNLNTASGALLEHVSGLTKTAANNIVAYRESEGQFTTRDQIKQVKRLGPKSYQQAVGFLRIPDAPEPFDQTGIHPESYADAEKILAYVKRDKSAIGSDELKHLLEQLPDVQTAEQLEIGLETYRDIVAALIAPGRDARDDMPAPILSTDVLKMDDLREGMQLQGTVRNVVDFGAFVDIGVKEDGLVHISELSDQFVEHPKDIVQVGDIVTVWIKSIDLDRSRIGLTMIQKD; from the coding sequence GTGATAAGTGTGGAAGATAAGCAGACGTTTCAACTAATTGTACGGGAGTTAAGTAATTATTCGACTAAACAAGTGCGGACAGTATTGTCGCTCTTGGACGATGGGAATACGGTGCCGTTCATTGCACGTTACCGGAAGGATCAGACAGGGGCGCTCGATGAAGTCCAAATTAGAGAAATCCAACAGCGCAGTGAATATATCCAAAACTTACAAGACCGTAAAGAGACCGTCTTAAGTGCTATTGAGGAGCAGGGGGAACTGACGGATGAACTAGCAGCGGAAATCCGAGAGGCAACGCAACTACAAGAAGTAGAAGACTTGTATCGGCCGTATAAGAAGAAGCGTCAGACCTTGGCTACTAAGGCGAAAGAAGCAGGATTAGAACCATTAGCAGACTGGTTGCTTGGTTTCCCTGATGTAAGTGAGGCAGAGATTGAAGCGGTAGCAAGTGATTATCTTAATTCGGAATATGATGTTGAGACGGTAGCGGGTGCGTTGGCGGGCGCTCATGAAATTATTGCTGAGCAGGTTGCTGATAACCCAGAATATCGCAAGCGTCTGCGCGACTATACAGTCTATAACGCTCAGATAACCAGTACGGTGAAGAATGAGGAGATTGATGAGAAGAATGTCTTCCAACAATACTATGAGTATGCAGAGGATTATCGGAAAATTGCCCCTCACCGTGCACTGGCTCTAAACCGTGGTGAGAATGAAGATATCTTAACCGTTAAGTTAGAGGTCGGTGACGAGCGAGCGCATCGGTATTTATACAAACAACTATTACCTAGTCTGGATAGTTCATCGTCAACAATCTCTATCGTGAAGGAAGCAATCAAAGATGCGTATAAGCGGTTTATCGCACCATCCATCGAACGCGAACTGCGTAGTACATTGACGGAGAAAGCAGAGACTCATGCGATTCAGATTTTCGGCGAGAACTTGAAGAACTTACTGATGCAAGCACCACTGAAGCAGAAGACGATCTTAGGGCTGGATCCAGCTTATCGGTCAGGGTGTAAGCTAGCGGTGATTGATTCGACGGGAAAAGTGTTAGCTATTAAAGTGATTTATCCGCATACATCTGGTGAGACAAAACGCAATCAGTCGAAAGAAGCACTGAAGCAATTGATCACGGAACATGCAGTGGATGTGATTGCTATTGGGAATGGTACGGCGAGTCGTGAATCGGAGCAGTTCGTGGCTGAAGTGGTGAGTGAGATGCCGGAGAAGACAGCCTTTATTATTGTGAATGAGGCGGGTGCTTCAGTGTACTCAGCCAGTGATGAAGCGCGCCGTGAGTTTCCTGATCTAGCAGTTGAGGAACGTTCAGCGATTAGTATTGCTCGTCGTCTGCAAGATCCATTAGCAGAATTGGTCAAGATTGATCCCAAATCAATCGGTGTCGGGCAGTATCAACATGATGTGTCACAAAAAGAATTAGAAGGTCAGTTAGATTTTGTTGTCGAGACGGCGGTTAACCAAGTTGGTGTTAACTTAAATACGGCAAGTGGTGCGCTACTCGAACATGTCTCTGGTTTGACGAAGACAGCGGCTAATAATATTGTCGCCTACCGTGAGTCAGAGGGACAGTTCACTACGCGTGATCAAATTAAACAAGTGAAACGCTTGGGACCAAAATCTTATCAGCAAGCAGTTGGTTTCTTGCGCATTCCAGATGCACCTGAGCCGTTTGACCAAACGGGTATCCACCCTGAATCTTATGCTGATGCTGAGAAAATATTAGCCTATGTGAAGCGAGATAAGTCAGCTATCGGGTCTGATGAGTTGAAGCACTTGCTAGAACAATTGCCAGACGTACAGACAGCTGAGCAATTAGAGATTGGTTTAGAGACATATCGTGATATTGTGGCAGCTTTGATTGCGCCGGGACGAGATGCACGTGATGATATGCCGGCCCCGATTCTATCGACGGATGTACTGAAGATGGATGACTTACGCGAAGGGATGCAACTGCAAGGCACGGTTCGTAATGTCGTTGATTTCGGTGCGTTTGTGGATATTGGAGTGAAGGAAGATGGCTTAGTCCATATTTCTGAGCTAAGTGATCAATTCGTCGAACATCCGAAAGATATTGTTCAAGTGGGCGATATTGTTACAGTTTGGATTAAATCGATTGATTTGGACCGTAGCCGGATTGGTTTAACGATGATACAGAAAGATTAG
- a CDS encoding SprT family protein, with protein MKLIRTNDSLQAYVEAVSEEWFHHPFRHRATFNSRLRTTGGRYHLQTHHLDFNPKILDVFGEAVFLGIVKHELCHYHLHIAGRGYQHRDADFRKLLKEVGGLRYTPSIEQKSGVAKRWHYQCSQCGQSYYRKRRVNTSSYCCGRCHGKLKLFEQVICAR; from the coding sequence ATGAAACTCATACGGACAAACGATTCCTTGCAAGCTTATGTTGAAGCAGTATCTGAAGAATGGTTTCATCATCCTTTCAGACATCGAGCAACCTTTAATTCCCGCTTGCGAACAACGGGAGGACGTTACCACCTCCAGACACATCATTTGGACTTCAATCCCAAGATTTTGGACGTGTTTGGAGAAGCCGTCTTTTTAGGTATTGTGAAGCATGAACTTTGTCACTATCATCTGCACATAGCGGGTCGGGGCTATCAACATCGCGATGCTGATTTTCGGAAATTGTTGAAAGAAGTTGGAGGTTTGCGGTATACCCCATCCATCGAACAAAAGAGCGGTGTGGCTAAACGCTGGCATTATCAGTGTAGTCAATGCGGGCAGTCTTATTATCGTAAGCGTCGTGTGAATACATCATCATACTGTTGTGGTCGCTGCCATGGGAAATTAAAGTTATTCGAACAAGTGATATGTGCACGATAG
- a CDS encoding amidohydrolase: MGLLLKNIKLERCYKEQNNGLVVTETETKDLLIKEGCFAEIADEIAENTPGVHKVIDGNGQLLVPSLRESHIHIDKTYFSGPWQAPTRPEDFSIYTRLNEEKELLPAQLDVAAERAHKVVQHYIQNGHTHIRTHCNIDPQIGLKHVELTLDVLKQYEDQITYEIVAFPQHGLLRNGEEFIQLFEQALSMGVTHIGGLDFATLERDVEASLQLLVKWAKQYDLGIDVHLHDRGALGVYEIERLLDMMAMYDYQGEVTLSHAFALAQVPAQKKETLFRRLAERNVDISTTIVISPGLTLPIFELDQYGVKVSVGHDSLTDHWSPFGTGDTIQKLNLLSEQFNLIDEKRLSYALKFGTGGVTPLDSAGRQVWPKVGMPANALLVDAVSSAHLIARRCPISTVISRGQVISEQSIQQKGAYRG, encoded by the coding sequence ATGGGATTATTATTAAAAAATATTAAGTTAGAGCGTTGTTATAAGGAACAAAATAATGGCTTAGTTGTGACAGAGACGGAAACAAAAGATCTATTAATAAAGGAAGGCTGTTTTGCTGAAATTGCGGATGAAATTGCTGAAAATACGCCAGGTGTGCACAAAGTTATTGACGGGAATGGACAATTGCTTGTGCCATCATTACGGGAGTCGCATATTCATATCGATAAAACGTACTTTAGCGGTCCATGGCAAGCACCTACCCGACCAGAAGATTTCAGTATTTATACGCGGTTGAATGAAGAAAAAGAGTTGCTACCAGCTCAGTTAGATGTTGCTGCCGAACGAGCACATAAAGTGGTTCAACACTATATTCAAAATGGTCATACTCATATTCGAACGCATTGTAATATTGATCCTCAAATCGGTCTAAAACATGTCGAACTAACTCTTGATGTACTCAAACAATATGAAGATCAAATAACGTATGAGATTGTTGCTTTCCCACAGCATGGTTTACTCAGAAACGGGGAAGAATTCATCCAATTATTCGAACAAGCACTGAGTATGGGGGTAACGCATATTGGTGGCTTAGATTTTGCTACATTAGAACGAGATGTAGAGGCTAGCCTCCAATTGCTCGTTAAGTGGGCGAAGCAATATGATTTAGGAATTGATGTTCATTTACACGATCGTGGGGCATTAGGTGTCTATGAGATTGAGCGTTTATTGGATATGATGGCAATGTATGATTATCAAGGGGAGGTCACTCTTAGCCATGCCTTTGCTTTAGCACAAGTGCCAGCCCAGAAGAAAGAAACGCTCTTTAGACGGTTGGCTGAACGGAATGTTGACATTAGCACCACCATCGTGATTAGTCCTGGCTTGACCTTGCCGATATTTGAGCTTGATCAATATGGTGTGAAAGTCTCAGTCGGCCATGATAGCTTAACGGATCATTGGTCGCCATTCGGAACGGGAGATACGATTCAAAAATTAAATCTATTAAGTGAACAGTTTAATCTTATTGATGAAAAACGTCTTAGTTATGCTTTAAAATTTGGAACAGGCGGAGTAACACCACTTGACAGTGCTGGCCGACAAGTTTGGCCAAAAGTTGGAATGCCAGCTAATGCATTATTGGTCGATGCGGTTAGTTCAGCTCACTTAATTGCCCGTCGTTGTCCAATCTCAACCGTTATTTCAAGGGGACAAGTCATCTCAGAACAGTCAATTCAACAAAAAGGAGCGTACCGTGGATGA
- a CDS encoding amidohydrolase — protein sequence MSQWITNVTLETSEQLQTDGSVKTVTDTFHIEVTNEGMISQITSEFPGDQVTILYDAAGQLALPPFKEMHNHLDKTYLTLGWRACQPVDSLSERLAKEAEELRELEPTTEQRAAAMIERHLDYGVNHIRTHVNIDPYIKLDNLKGVIKALDRYSNVLTADIIAFPQHGLLRDGMPELLEEALDSGATMLGGLDPAGIDRQIEPSLRKTMEIAQRYQVDVDFHFHDRDYLGYYTMDKWIDLIEQYNFAQKTFFSHAFGLAGVGQADLARIVKRMKQHNIAVMSTAPHSVNRVIMPPIDYLMQEGIAVHLGCDGYFDSWSPYVSGDVLEKLNRYNEFSGKIDEKSLRKSLGLVTDGVTPLNQVGQQQWPSVGDPASFVFVTSSCSAEAVARLPQKRQLMHRGKLWQKPAK from the coding sequence ATGAGTCAATGGATTACCAACGTTACATTAGAAACAAGTGAACAATTACAGACAGATGGCAGCGTAAAAACTGTCACTGACACTTTTCACATTGAAGTGACAAATGAGGGAATGATTAGCCAAATCACGTCAGAATTCCCGGGCGACCAAGTAACCATTCTGTACGATGCAGCGGGTCAGCTAGCCTTGCCTCCATTCAAAGAAATGCATAATCACCTTGATAAGACATATCTGACGCTTGGATGGCGTGCCTGTCAGCCAGTTGATAGCTTGTCTGAGCGTTTAGCGAAAGAAGCTGAGGAATTAAGGGAGTTAGAACCAACCACAGAGCAACGAGCAGCTGCGATGATTGAACGTCATCTAGATTATGGAGTTAATCATATTCGCACGCATGTTAACATTGATCCGTATATTAAATTAGATAACTTAAAAGGGGTCATCAAAGCTCTGGATCGCTATTCTAATGTATTGACCGCTGACATTATTGCCTTCCCTCAGCATGGGTTGTTGCGAGACGGGATGCCGGAATTACTGGAAGAAGCGCTTGATAGTGGAGCAACGATGCTCGGGGGATTAGATCCAGCGGGTATTGATCGACAGATTGAACCATCTTTGCGTAAGACAATGGAGATTGCGCAACGCTATCAAGTGGATGTTGATTTTCACTTCCATGACCGTGATTATTTGGGCTATTATACGATGGATAAGTGGATTGATCTAATTGAACAATACAACTTCGCTCAAAAGACATTTTTTAGTCATGCGTTTGGTTTAGCGGGTGTTGGCCAAGCAGATTTGGCGCGTATAGTGAAGCGAATGAAGCAGCACAATATTGCAGTGATGTCCACAGCACCTCACTCGGTTAATCGTGTGATTATGCCTCCAATTGATTATCTTATGCAGGAAGGAATTGCTGTTCACTTAGGTTGTGATGGTTACTTTGATTCATGGAGTCCATATGTCTCCGGTGATGTTTTAGAAAAATTAAATCGATACAATGAATTTTCGGGGAAAATTGATGAAAAAAGCTTACGTAAAAGTTTAGGTCTTGTAACAGATGGGGTGACACCACTTAATCAAGTAGGGCAACAACAATGGCCTAGCGTTGGTGATCCAGCTAGTTTTGTCTTTGTGACGAGTAGCTGTAGTGCAGAAGCGGTGGCACGTCTACCACAGAAACGTCAGTTAATGCATCGTGGGAAATTGTGGCAAAAGCCAGCCAAGTAA
- a CDS encoding S1 domain-containing RNA-binding protein, which yields MAIEVGQTVRGKVSGLANFGAFIDLEDNKTGLVHISEVSDKYIKDISDELEEGQEVDVKVLSIADDGKIGLSIRKTKQAQQASDDKPKVEKPKKEAPKQKSQDFDSMMNSFLKDSEDRLSSLKQQTENRRGGRGGHRN from the coding sequence ATGGCAATTGAAGTGGGACAAACGGTAAGAGGAAAAGTATCTGGCTTAGCTAACTTCGGAGCGTTCATTGATTTGGAAGATAACAAGACAGGACTTGTTCATATTAGTGAAGTATCTGATAAATATATTAAAGATATTAGTGATGAACTAGAAGAAGGCCAAGAAGTGGATGTGAAGGTCTTATCGATCGCAGATGATGGTAAGATTGGTCTATCGATTCGTAAAACCAAACAAGCACAACAAGCGAGCGATGATAAACCGAAAGTAGAAAAGCCTAAAAAAGAAGCACCAAAACAAAAAAGCCAAGATTTCGATTCAATGATGAACTCGTTCTTAAAAGATAGTGAAGATAGATTATCATCATTGAAACAACAAACAGAAAATAGACGTGGTGGCCGAGGCGGGCACCGTAATTAA